From Myxocyprinus asiaticus isolate MX2 ecotype Aquarium Trade chromosome 25, UBuf_Myxa_2, whole genome shotgun sequence, one genomic window encodes:
- the unc93a gene encoding protein unc-93 homolog A — protein MISRNTKNILVVSFGFLLLFTAYGGLQSLQSSLNAEEGMGVISLSVIYGAIILSSMFLPPIMIKNLGCKWTIVISMGCYVTYSFGNLSPGWASLMSTSAILGLGGSPLWSAKCTYLTISGNMQSQKVNKKSQVIINQYFGIFFFIFQSSAVWGNLMSSLIFGQDSNIAEIPEENLQYCGVGLCIENFTTTGNTTRPAKRLVDTLLGCYIGVGLLAIIFVAVFLDNIDRDLAREFRKNKGNVSFCSTFLATFKLLRNPKLLLLIPLTMYSGFEQSFLAGEYTKNYVTCALGIHYVGFVMICFGATNSLCSFAFGRLAAYTGRIALFCLAALTNLGCILGLLYWKPHPDQLPVFFVFSALWGMADAVWQTQTNALYGILFADHKEAAFANYRMWESLGFVIAFAYSTYICLSTKIYIVLTFLALTMVTYLYVEYNEYKQPTEQLTYMFNPEKTDLKDEKYVYVHENVNEKCVISQTQL, from the exons ATGATAAGCCGAAATACCAAAAACATCCTTGTGGTTTCTTTTGGGTTTTTGCTCTTATTTACAGCATATGGAGGGCTACAAAGTTTACAG AGCAGTCTGAATGCAGAGGAAGGAATGGGCGTTATATCACTTAGTGTGATCTATGGAGCCATTATTCTGTCCTCGATGTTTCTGCCTCCCATAATGATCAAAAATCTGGGCTGTAAATGGACCATCGTTATTTCCATGGGTTGTTATGTGACATATTCCTTTGGAAACCTATCGCCAGGCTG GGCAAGCCTGATGTCCACCTCGGCCATTCTGGGTTTGGGAGGTTCTCCTCTTTGGTCTGCAAAATGTACTTATCTCACAATAAGTGGCAACATGCAAAGCCAGAAAGTCAACAAGAAAAGCCAGGTCATCATAAACCAGTACTTTGGCATCTTCTTCTTCATTTTCCAGTCTTCGGCAGTGTGGGGCAACCTCATGTCATCCCTGATATTTGGACAGGACTCTAACATAG CTGAAATCCCAGAGGAGAACTTGCAGTACTGTGGAGTGGGGTTATGCATTGAGAATTTTACCACCACTGGAAACACAACCCGTCCAGCAAAACGCCTTGTGGATACACTATTAGGCTGCTACATTG GTGTGGGGCTTCTGGCCATAATATTTGTGGCTGTGTTTCTGGACAACATAGACCGAGATCTGGCCAGAGAATTTCGGAAAAACAAGGGCAACGTATCCTTCTGCAGCACCTTTCTGGCCACCTTTAAGCTCCTGAGAAACCCCAAATTGTTGCTGCTCATTCCATTGACCATGTACAGTGGGTTTGAACAAAGCTTTCTAGCTGGTGAATATACAAAG aactaTGTGACATGTGCGTTAGGGATAcattatgttggctttgtcatgATCTGCTTCGGTGCTACAAACTCCTTGTGCTCATTTGCTTTTGGGAGACTGGCAGCATACACTGGAAGAATTGCCCTCTTTTGCTTGG CTGCACTGACAAATTTGGGCTGTATTTTGGGTCTGCTGTACTGGAAGCCTCATCCAGACCAGCTGcctgtattttttgtgttttctgcCCTGTGGGGCATGGCAGATGCTGTGTGGCAAACACAAACCAATG CACTGTATGGTATTCTCTTTGCTGATCACAAAGAAGCTGCATTTGCCAACTACCGCATGTGGGAGTCACTCGGTTTTGTAATAGCCTTCGCTTACAGCACATACATCTGCCTGTCCACCAAGATTTACATTGTTTTAACTTTTCTAGCCCTTACCATGGTAACTTACCTATATGTCGAGTACAATGAGTACAAGCAACCAACTGAACAATTGACTTACATGTTTAATCCAGAGAAGACTGACCTCAAAgatgaaaaatatgtttatgtACATGAAAATGTGAATGAAAAATGTGTTATTAGCCAGACACAGTTGTAA